In one window of Streptomyces showdoensis DNA:
- a CDS encoding LacI family DNA-binding transcriptional regulator, producing MGRRSTAEGARQPGMADVARVAGVSAQTVSRALAGHPHVQEKTRAKVLAAVEQLGYRRNNAARALSSGRSRTLGVVTLQTNFYSRAAVTSGIENAAHAAGYAVSTATTTSLDTFAIENALSRLTEQGVEGIILSVPLIHGSPRIEQLTRTTPTITTDGSRTDATAVVALDQAEAARMATQHLLDLGHETVWHIAGPAEWLEAGLRRDGWRSALEAAGRSAPPPLEGDWTPASGYRNGLVLARIPDVTAVFVASDEMAFGVVRALHEAGRSVPGDVSVIGFDDIELAEYCSPSLTTVAQPFEEIGAQAVAHLLRRIAAPGPLPDPRSIEPRLVVRASTAPPPGRPRAVSGAPEGAS from the coding sequence ATGGGCAGGCGGAGCACGGCCGAGGGCGCGCGCCAACCGGGGATGGCGGACGTCGCCCGGGTGGCCGGGGTCTCGGCGCAGACGGTCTCGCGCGCGCTGGCCGGCCACCCCCATGTGCAGGAGAAGACCCGGGCGAAGGTCCTGGCCGCCGTCGAGCAGCTCGGCTACCGGCGCAACAACGCCGCCCGGGCGCTCTCCTCGGGACGCAGCCGCACCCTCGGGGTCGTGACGCTGCAGACCAACTTCTACTCCCGGGCGGCCGTCACGAGCGGCATCGAGAACGCGGCCCACGCGGCCGGTTACGCCGTCAGCACCGCCACCACGACCTCGCTCGACACCTTCGCCATCGAGAACGCGCTGTCCCGGCTGACCGAGCAGGGCGTCGAGGGGATCATCCTGTCGGTGCCGCTGATCCACGGCAGCCCCAGGATCGAGCAGCTCACCCGCACCACCCCCACCATCACCACCGACGGCTCGCGCACCGACGCCACCGCGGTCGTCGCCCTGGACCAGGCCGAGGCCGCGCGCATGGCCACCCAGCACCTGCTGGACCTCGGGCACGAGACCGTCTGGCACATCGCGGGACCGGCCGAGTGGCTGGAGGCGGGGCTGCGCCGGGACGGCTGGCGGTCCGCCCTGGAGGCCGCGGGGCGCTCCGCACCGCCGCCGCTCGAAGGGGACTGGACCCCCGCCTCGGGGTACCGCAACGGCCTGGTGCTCGCCCGGATCCCCGACGTCACGGCCGTGTTCGTGGCCAGCGACGAGATGGCCTTCGGCGTGGTCCGCGCCCTCCACGAGGCGGGCCGGAGCGTGCCCGGCGACGTCTCCGTCATCGGCTTCGACGACATCGAGCTCGCCGAGTACTGCTCGCCGTCCCTGACCACCGTCGCGCAGCCCTTCGAGGAGATCGGCGCCCAGGCGGTCGCGCACCTGCTGCGCCGCATCGCGGCCCCCGGCCCCCTCCCCGACCCCCGTTCCATCGAACCCCGTCTCGTCGTCCGGGCGAGCACGGCACCACCGCCCGGACGGCCGCGTGCCGTGTCCGGCGCACCCGAAGGAGCCTCATGA
- a CDS encoding RICIN domain-containing protein, producing the protein MKAPRSRLVSVLAAAALAVTAGGSLAAPSASAVPPAPSPASAASSPVAAATYTVTVGAKGSWTRPDDTPASPYLDKDGSFYYQQAHALYGANEGRSWTFYTGTNFDTANRSGTISDAVNPANANDKNNDTTWRCNNSPTGVESTPAPTTGSYAHRNYCDLTGLWVDPDTGDWYGLVHNEFTPQPFGDGIHYDGIDYAVSKDQGKTWAIKAHVITSPYSTKRGDTAAFPQQTYHYGTGDPRLFVDTASGYFYAFYGSRIVNKGGGWAAFYGHVARAPISGKMAPGSWKKWYDGTWTEPGTGGRESTMVPVGSGSTTGYTPAAKEYDPANSGSVSQQVAAGLTPPTSPLFVMDITYNAYLGLYIGEPQAVDQSGNAPQELYATDDLTTQKWFRLGDTGSYKNASWYRWFLDSGNRTGSGIVGKDFRSYCSFGCSGGSSSEYVNLSIGTSAPAAPVDTTRTYRIGSAAGRVLAQVSGGSATTSEAAATGSALESWSFTAKGDGSYRIANASTGQLLGVAATGPTTRAWGTKPTVTPAGTGGSTVGQEWFVIRGASAADNAPTGTYKLVNRYSGLVLGLSAAADRPAETTPVRAWTDTTGSTVGGGRTAGEQTLTLTPTGEAPGGGSLDGVHTLTTGGKALDDPDSSTANGTQLVTWTANGGANQKWTFTRQADGGYELRNVHSGKCADVENSGAGAGAKVIQWTCHGGANQRWNATRLANGAYTLASAGSGLLLTTASAADGSAVTQQADTGSSRQQWTIG; encoded by the coding sequence GTGAAAGCTCCGCGCAGCAGACTGGTGAGCGTGCTCGCCGCGGCGGCTCTGGCCGTCACCGCCGGCGGCTCGCTCGCGGCCCCGTCCGCCTCGGCGGTCCCCCCGGCCCCGTCGCCCGCCTCGGCCGCGTCGTCCCCCGTGGCCGCGGCCACGTACACCGTCACCGTCGGCGCGAAGGGCTCGTGGACCCGTCCGGACGACACCCCGGCGAGCCCGTACCTCGACAAGGACGGCAGCTTCTACTACCAGCAGGCGCACGCGCTCTACGGCGCGAACGAGGGCCGCAGCTGGACCTTCTACACGGGCACGAACTTCGACACCGCCAACCGCTCGGGGACGATCAGCGACGCGGTCAACCCCGCCAACGCCAACGACAAGAACAACGACACCACCTGGCGCTGCAACAACAGCCCCACCGGCGTGGAGTCCACCCCGGCCCCCACCACCGGCAGCTACGCCCACCGCAACTACTGCGACCTCACCGGCCTGTGGGTCGACCCCGACACCGGCGACTGGTACGGGCTGGTGCACAACGAGTTCACCCCGCAGCCCTTCGGCGACGGCATCCACTACGACGGCATCGACTACGCCGTCTCCAAGGACCAGGGGAAGACCTGGGCGATCAAGGCCCACGTCATCACCTCGCCGTACAGCACCAAGCGCGGCGACACCGCGGCCTTCCCGCAGCAGACCTACCACTACGGCACCGGCGACCCGCGGCTCTTCGTCGACACCGCCTCCGGCTACTTCTACGCCTTCTACGGCTCCCGGATCGTGAACAAGGGGGGTGGCTGGGCGGCCTTCTACGGGCACGTCGCCCGCGCCCCCATCTCCGGCAAGATGGCCCCCGGATCCTGGAAGAAGTGGTACGACGGGACCTGGACCGAGCCCGGCACCGGAGGCCGTGAAAGCACCATGGTCCCCGTCGGTTCCGGCAGCACCACCGGCTACACCCCGGCGGCCAAGGAGTACGACCCGGCCAACAGCGGCTCCGTGAGCCAGCAGGTCGCCGCCGGGCTGACTCCGCCGACCTCCCCGCTGTTCGTCATGGACATCACCTACAACGCGTACCTCGGGCTCTACATCGGCGAGCCGCAGGCCGTCGACCAGAGCGGCAACGCCCCGCAGGAGCTCTACGCCACCGACGACCTGACCACCCAGAAGTGGTTCAGGCTCGGCGACACCGGCAGCTACAAGAACGCCTCCTGGTACCGCTGGTTCCTCGACAGCGGCAACAGGACGGGCTCCGGCATCGTCGGCAAGGACTTCCGCTCCTACTGCTCCTTCGGCTGCTCCGGCGGCAGCAGCAGCGAGTACGTCAACCTGAGCATCGGTACGAGCGCCCCCGCCGCCCCCGTCGACACCACCAGGACGTACCGGATCGGCAGCGCCGCCGGGCGGGTCCTCGCCCAGGTCTCCGGCGGCTCCGCCACCACCTCCGAGGCCGCCGCCACCGGCTCGGCGCTCGAGTCGTGGAGCTTCACCGCGAAGGGCGACGGCTCCTACCGGATCGCCAACGCCTCCACCGGGCAGCTGCTCGGCGTCGCCGCCACCGGCCCGACGACCCGCGCCTGGGGCACGAAGCCCACCGTCACCCCGGCCGGGACCGGCGGCTCCACCGTCGGCCAGGAGTGGTTCGTCATCCGCGGCGCCTCCGCCGCCGACAACGCGCCCACCGGCACGTACAAGCTGGTCAACCGCTACAGCGGGCTCGTCCTCGGCCTGTCCGCCGCGGCCGACCGGCCCGCCGAGACCACGCCCGTCCGGGCCTGGACCGACACCACCGGCAGCACGGTCGGCGGCGGCCGCACGGCCGGCGAGCAGACCCTCACGCTCACCCCGACCGGCGAGGCCCCGGGCGGCGGCTCGCTCGACGGGGTCCACACCCTGACCACCGGCGGCAAGGCCCTCGACGACCCCGACAGCAGCACCGCCAACGGCACCCAGCTCGTCACCTGGACCGCGAACGGCGGCGCCAACCAGAAGTGGACCTTCACCCGCCAGGCCGACGGGGGCTACGAGCTGAGGAACGTCCACTCCGGCAAGTGCGCCGACGTCGAGAACAGCGGGGCGGGCGCGGGCGCCAAGGTCATCCAGTGGACCTGCCACGGCGGGGCCAACCAGCGGTGGAACGCCACCCGCCTGGCGAACGGCGCGTACACGCTCGCCTCGGCCGGCAGCGGCCTGCTCCTGACCACGGCGTCCGCGGCGGACGGCTCGGCGGTCACGCAGCAGGCGGACACGGGGAGTTCCCGGCAGCAGTGGACGATCGGCTGA
- a CDS encoding NAD(P)/FAD-dependent oxidoreductase yields MTSPENAGPEYDVVISGASLAGSAAAILLARRGVRVALLERHADPEAYKVLCTHSITANAYPVFDELGLVPALEKAGAVRNEARWYTRWGWIEPRAAPGGPELPYAYNVRRSVLDPMIRARAAETPGVDLLLGHRVTALVAEGGRTAGVRASTADGEREIRARLVIGADGKDSAVAKLAGIPARRHENGRFGYLAHFRNLPLERGVGQTWFLEPDMAYAFPNDDGVTVLAVLPDKKHLPAFREDLEGSFLSFVRGLPEAPPVDSAERVSKIIGTVDYPLQTRRPTAPGIALVGDAALTGDPLWGVGCGWALQSARWLAEAVAPAAAGRGDLDASLAAYARGHRRRLRGHQQLAVDFAGSRPFNPVERLVFSAAARDEAMARHMYLFASRLIGPLGFLNPVAVAKAAAINLRHRKAAARAAG; encoded by the coding sequence ATGACCAGCCCTGAGAACGCGGGACCCGAGTACGACGTCGTCATCAGCGGCGCCAGCCTCGCCGGCAGCGCCGCCGCGATCCTGCTCGCCCGCCGCGGTGTCCGCGTCGCCCTGCTGGAACGCCACGCGGACCCCGAAGCGTACAAAGTGCTCTGCACCCACTCCATCACCGCCAACGCCTACCCGGTGTTCGACGAACTCGGCCTCGTACCCGCCCTGGAGAAGGCCGGGGCCGTCCGCAACGAGGCCCGCTGGTACACCCGTTGGGGATGGATCGAGCCGAGGGCCGCGCCGGGCGGACCCGAGCTCCCGTACGCCTACAACGTCCGGCGCAGCGTCCTCGACCCGATGATCCGGGCCCGCGCCGCCGAGACCCCCGGCGTCGACCTGCTCCTCGGACACCGGGTGACCGCTCTGGTCGCGGAGGGCGGGCGCACCGCGGGGGTGCGCGCGTCGACCGCCGACGGCGAGCGCGAGATCCGGGCCCGCCTGGTGATCGGCGCCGACGGCAAGGACTCGGCCGTCGCGAAGCTCGCCGGCATACCCGCCCGGCGGCACGAGAACGGCCGCTTCGGCTACCTCGCGCACTTCCGCAACCTCCCCCTGGAGCGCGGGGTGGGCCAGACCTGGTTCCTGGAACCCGACATGGCCTACGCCTTCCCGAACGACGACGGGGTGACCGTCCTCGCCGTCCTCCCGGACAAGAAGCACCTGCCGGCCTTCCGGGAGGACCTGGAGGGCAGCTTCCTCTCCTTCGTCCGCGGCCTGCCCGAGGCGCCGCCCGTCGACTCCGCGGAACGCGTCTCGAAGATCATCGGGACGGTCGACTACCCCCTGCAGACCCGCAGGCCCACCGCGCCCGGCATCGCGCTCGTCGGCGACGCCGCCCTGACCGGCGACCCCCTGTGGGGAGTGGGCTGCGGCTGGGCCCTCCAGTCCGCGCGCTGGCTCGCCGAGGCCGTCGCCCCGGCCGCGGCGGGCCGGGGCGACCTCGACGCGTCCCTGGCGGCCTACGCCCGGGGACACCGGCGCCGGCTGCGCGGCCACCAGCAACTGGCCGTCGACTTCGCCGGCTCCCGGCCGTTCAACCCCGTCGAGCGGCTGGTCTTCTCGGCGGCGGCGCGCGACGAGGCGATGGCCCGGCACATGTACCTGTTCGCCTCCCGCCTCATCGGCCCGCTGGGCTTCCTGAACCCGGTCGCCGTGGCGAAGGCCGCCGCGATCAACCTCAGGCACCGGAAGGCCGCGGCGCGCGCGGCGGGCTGA
- a CDS encoding flotillin family protein yields MSPVLLAVVGIVVLLVLLGLVVITRYKVAGPSEAFIVTGRRGKRSTDPATGQVFTDNSGQKVVVGGGVFVIPFVQQKFSLDLSSRHIPVAVRGAVTLRGVKANLDGVAIVKVGGTEDSIRAAAQRFLMQQDGIVGFTQEVLSGALRSIVGRMSVEDIIRDRAAFAGQVAEEAEASLSGQGLVLDAFQIQDITTEGSYLEDLGRPEAARAKQEADIAEASARRAAEQARLKAEEEIAVAQRTLYLRQAEIKAETDAAAAQAAAAGPLAEADRQQQILTEQEKVAERQAALTDRQLDTQVRKPADAKRYEAEQQAEAQRVARVKQAEAERLAAIAAAEAEAERSRLTGEGEKQRRQALAEAEAIEGAKRGEAERARRAAIADAVRLEGDAEAAAIAAKGAAQAEAMQKQAEAYDRYGDAAMLQMLVEALPQIVAKAAEPLAAVDKMTVISTDGAGRLARTVTDNVAQGMELLSATTGVDLASMLQGLAQKRTVPGQGTGAAAGVATAPAADGVIEITD; encoded by the coding sequence ATGAGCCCTGTCCTCCTGGCCGTCGTGGGCATCGTCGTCCTGCTCGTGCTGCTCGGTCTCGTCGTCATCACCCGGTACAAGGTCGCCGGGCCCAGTGAGGCGTTCATCGTCACGGGCCGCCGCGGCAAGCGGTCCACCGACCCGGCCACCGGGCAGGTCTTCACCGACAACAGCGGCCAGAAGGTCGTGGTCGGCGGCGGCGTCTTCGTCATCCCGTTCGTGCAGCAGAAGTTCAGCCTCGACCTGTCCAGCCGGCACATCCCCGTCGCCGTCCGCGGCGCCGTCACCCTGCGGGGCGTGAAGGCCAACCTGGACGGGGTCGCCATCGTCAAGGTCGGCGGCACCGAGGACTCCATCCGCGCCGCCGCCCAGCGTTTCCTGATGCAGCAGGACGGCATCGTCGGCTTCACGCAGGAGGTGCTCTCCGGCGCGCTGCGCTCGATCGTGGGCCGGATGTCGGTCGAGGACATCATCCGCGACCGGGCCGCGTTCGCCGGGCAGGTCGCCGAGGAGGCGGAGGCGAGCCTGTCGGGGCAGGGCCTGGTGCTCGACGCCTTCCAGATCCAGGACATCACCACCGAGGGCTCCTACCTGGAGGACCTCGGCCGCCCGGAGGCCGCCCGCGCCAAGCAGGAGGCCGACATCGCCGAGGCGAGCGCCCGCCGGGCCGCCGAGCAGGCCCGGCTGAAGGCCGAGGAGGAGATCGCGGTCGCCCAGCGCACGCTGTACCTGCGCCAGGCGGAGATCAAGGCCGAGACCGACGCGGCCGCCGCCCAGGCCGCCGCCGCCGGCCCGCTGGCCGAGGCGGACCGGCAGCAGCAGATCCTGACCGAGCAGGAGAAGGTCGCGGAGCGCCAGGCCGCCCTGACGGACCGGCAGCTCGACACCCAGGTCCGCAAGCCCGCCGACGCCAAGCGGTACGAGGCGGAGCAGCAGGCCGAGGCGCAGCGGGTGGCCCGGGTCAAGCAGGCCGAGGCCGAGCGCCTGGCCGCGATCGCGGCCGCCGAGGCGGAGGCCGAGCGGTCCCGCCTGACCGGTGAGGGCGAGAAGCAGCGCCGCCAGGCCCTGGCCGAGGCCGAGGCCATCGAGGGTGCCAAGCGCGGTGAGGCCGAGCGCGCCCGGCGTGCCGCCATCGCCGACGCCGTCCGCCTGGAGGGCGACGCGGAGGCAGCCGCCATCGCGGCGAAGGGCGCGGCCCAGGCCGAGGCCATGCAGAAGCAGGCGGAGGCGTACGACCGGTACGGGGACGCGGCCATGCTCCAGATGCTGGTCGAGGCGCTGCCGCAGATCGTCGCGAAGGCGGCCGAGCCACTGGCCGCCGTGGACAAGATGACCGTCATCTCCACCGACGGCGCCGGCCGGCTGGCCCGTACCGTCACGGACAACGTCGCCCAGGGCATGGAGCTGCTCTCCGCCACCACGGGCGTGGACCTCGCCTCGATGCTCCAGGGCCTCGCGCAGAAGCGGACCGTGCCGGGGCAGGGGACGGGAGCGGCGGCCGGGGTGGCGACGGCGCCCGCCGCCGACGGGGTCATCGAGATCACCGACTAG
- a CDS encoding PucR family transcriptional regulator, which translates to MAEKVPVEEYLEPYLDGYDEVLASVCATGRRLTREELAGLRSRGERAAEAGIGLRLLVRAHLSAARRARPSGARAEDDRLLAAVEQAVDAFAEGHERAQTLAVRQEEAARREFVDDLLYGRSDLGRLAERAERFGLLLSGAHAVAVAQGPEPYADGFPVSRAVEASLLARFGDRRILLTTKDGRLICVAPADEPDVLTHFAKQAYAATDGGRVAIGRSHPGAGGVVHSYEEALNALDLADRMDLDGPVLYAADLLVYPVLTRDRQAMADLVGTVLGPIRQARGGARPLLDTLTAYFDSGCVTTEAARRLSLSVRAVTYRLDRIHRLTGADPADPTQRYTLQTAVIGSRLLGWPEREL; encoded by the coding sequence ATGGCGGAGAAGGTGCCGGTCGAGGAGTACCTGGAGCCGTATCTGGACGGGTACGACGAGGTGCTGGCCTCGGTCTGTGCCACGGGCCGGCGGCTGACCCGCGAGGAGCTGGCGGGGCTGCGGTCCCGTGGCGAGCGGGCCGCGGAGGCCGGGATAGGACTGCGGCTCCTCGTGCGGGCCCATCTCTCCGCGGCGCGGCGGGCGCGGCCGAGCGGGGCGCGGGCCGAGGACGACCGGCTGCTGGCGGCCGTCGAGCAGGCGGTCGACGCGTTCGCGGAAGGACACGAGCGGGCCCAGACCCTGGCCGTACGGCAGGAGGAGGCCGCGCGGCGGGAGTTCGTCGACGACCTGCTGTACGGGCGCAGCGACCTCGGCCGGCTCGCCGAGCGGGCCGAGCGCTTCGGGCTGCTGCTGTCGGGCGCGCACGCGGTGGCCGTCGCCCAGGGTCCGGAGCCGTACGCCGACGGCTTCCCCGTCTCCCGGGCCGTGGAGGCCTCGCTGCTCGCCCGGTTCGGCGACCGCCGCATCCTTCTGACCACCAAGGACGGACGGCTGATCTGCGTCGCGCCCGCCGACGAGCCCGACGTGCTCACCCACTTCGCCAAACAGGCGTACGCCGCGACCGACGGCGGCCGCGTGGCCATCGGCCGCTCCCACCCGGGCGCCGGAGGCGTCGTCCACTCGTACGAGGAAGCGCTCAACGCCCTCGACCTGGCGGACCGCATGGACCTGGACGGACCGGTCCTCTACGCCGCCGACCTCCTCGTCTACCCCGTCCTCACGCGCGACCGGCAGGCCATGGCCGACCTCGTCGGCACCGTGCTCGGCCCGATCCGGCAGGCGCGGGGCGGCGCCCGGCCGCTCCTCGACACCCTGACCGCCTACTTCGACAGCGGCTGCGTCACCACCGAGGCGGCCCGCCGGCTCTCGCTGAGCGTGCGCGCCGTCACGTACCGGCTCGACCGCATCCACCGGCTGACCGGGGCCGACCCCGCCGACCCGACCCAGCGCTACACCCTCCAGACCGCCGTCATCGGTTCCCGGCTCCTCGGCTGGCCGGAGCGGGAGCTGTGA
- a CDS encoding twin-arginine translocase TatA/TatE family subunit, producing MFGIGEIAIVLIVLILVLGAKKLPELARSAGKSARILKSEARAMKAEGGPEPQATYQVRPTPHEDGTAR from the coding sequence GTGTTCGGTATCGGCGAGATAGCGATCGTCCTCATCGTCCTCATCCTGGTCCTCGGCGCCAAGAAGCTGCCCGAACTCGCCCGCAGCGCGGGCAAGTCGGCCCGCATCCTCAAGAGCGAGGCCCGGGCCATGAAGGCCGAGGGGGGACCGGAGCCCCAGGCCACCTACCAGGTCAGACCCACGCCCCACGAGGACGGTACGGCGCGCTAG
- a CDS encoding TerD family protein, producing MGVSLAKGGNVSLSKEAPGLTAVVVGLGWDVRTTTGAAYDLDASALLLGDTGKVVSDRHFVFYNNLTSPDGSVEHTGDNLTGEGDGDDESVKVNLAAVPGEVARIVFPVSIHDADNRGQSFGQVRNAFIRVVNQADGVELARYDLSEDAATETAMIFGELYRHGGDWKFRAVGQGYASGLAGIAADFGVNV from the coding sequence ATGGGTGTGAGTCTGGCCAAGGGCGGCAACGTCTCGCTGAGCAAGGAGGCGCCGGGGCTGACCGCCGTCGTCGTCGGACTCGGCTGGGACGTGCGCACCACCACCGGGGCCGCGTACGACCTCGACGCCAGCGCCCTGCTCCTCGGCGACACCGGCAAGGTCGTCTCCGACCGGCACTTCGTGTTCTACAACAACCTCACCAGCCCGGACGGTTCGGTCGAGCACACCGGCGACAACCTCACCGGCGAGGGCGACGGGGACGACGAGAGCGTCAAGGTGAACCTCGCCGCCGTCCCGGGCGAGGTCGCCCGGATCGTCTTCCCCGTGTCCATCCACGACGCCGACAACCGCGGGCAGAGCTTCGGCCAGGTCCGCAACGCCTTCATACGCGTCGTCAACCAGGCCGACGGCGTCGAGCTCGCGCGCTACGACCTGTCCGAGGACGCCGCCACCGAGACCGCGATGATCTTCGGCGAGCTCTACCGCCACGGCGGGGACTGGAAGTTCCGGGCCGTCGGCCAGGGGTACGCCTCCGGACTCGCCGGCATCGCCGCCGACTTCGGCGTGAACGTCTGA
- a CDS encoding sporulation protein, whose product MVFKRLLGSLGIGGPTVDTVLDPGAVTPGGTLSGHVHLTGGNADFTVEHITLELVARVEAEHEDGESEGVVAFHRFVAGGNLRLAEGERHSVPFSFPIPWETPLTELYGQALGITLGVRTELGVAGAKDKGDIDPLAVRPLPAQESVLEALGRLGFGFRSADLEYGRIHGTGQQLPFYQELELTPAPQYAHRVDEIEVTFLAGPGAVEIVLEADRRGGPFSAGHDALTRFTVTHDQVDHTDWTAEVDSWIRRLVDARGHHGSHGAPAGYGQDGGHYGEHHAPDHEHGRRSGPGLGTAVAAGAAGLAVGVVGGMVAAEVVDEVGDFFEGDDEEEGDEG is encoded by the coding sequence ATGGTGTTCAAGCGACTGCTCGGCTCTCTCGGCATCGGTGGCCCGACCGTGGACACCGTGCTCGATCCGGGCGCGGTCACGCCGGGCGGCACGCTCAGCGGGCACGTCCACCTCACGGGCGGCAACGCCGACTTCACCGTCGAGCACATCACCCTGGAGCTCGTGGCCCGCGTCGAGGCCGAGCACGAGGACGGCGAGTCGGAGGGCGTGGTGGCCTTCCACCGGTTCGTCGCCGGCGGGAACCTCCGGCTCGCGGAGGGCGAACGACACAGCGTCCCGTTCTCCTTCCCGATCCCGTGGGAGACACCCCTCACCGAGCTGTACGGCCAGGCGCTGGGCATCACCCTCGGCGTGCGGACCGAACTCGGCGTGGCGGGCGCGAAGGACAAGGGCGACATCGACCCGCTCGCGGTCCGGCCGCTGCCGGCCCAGGAGTCCGTCCTCGAAGCGCTCGGCCGGCTCGGCTTCGGCTTCAGGTCCGCGGACCTGGAGTACGGCCGGATCCACGGCACCGGCCAGCAGCTGCCCTTCTACCAGGAGCTGGAACTGACGCCGGCCCCGCAGTACGCGCACCGGGTCGACGAGATCGAGGTGACCTTCCTGGCGGGGCCCGGCGCGGTCGAGATCGTGCTGGAGGCGGACAGGCGCGGCGGCCCGTTCTCCGCCGGGCACGACGCGCTCACGCGCTTCACCGTCACCCACGACCAGGTCGACCACACCGACTGGACCGCGGAGGTCGACTCCTGGATCCGCCGGCTCGTCGACGCCCGCGGGCACCACGGAAGCCACGGCGCACCCGCCGGGTACGGGCAGGACGGCGGCCACTACGGCGAGCACCACGCCCCCGACCACGAGCACGGCCGCCGCTCCGGCCCCGGCCTGGGCACGGCCGTCGCCGCCGGCGCGGCGGGCCTGGCGGTCGGCGTGGTGGGCGGCATGGTGGCCGCCGAAGTCGTCGACGAGGTCGGGGACTTCTTCGAGGGTGACGACGAGGAGGAGGGCGACGAGGGCTGA